From Sporosarcina sp. 6E9, a single genomic window includes:
- a CDS encoding tryptophan-rich sensory protein — translation MKVSSRIAIVNLIFFILMIAINYYAGSNVGSIANEKTALIQPAGYAFSIWILIYFLLFLWIVKGFFVRGKKVSVYIDTQRLIPINFLLNGAWILAFTQQKILLSTVIILLLLLSIILIYRKIKQNVNRGLFDLVPFSIYLGWVSIASIVNVFTLFVRNDIETFLGIGELDWTVIMLIFGCALAVSFSLINQDALYPLVFIWSYIAIYVKDQEEIINLVTLNCIIIMSVTVLYVVFSKISRTNSEH, via the coding sequence GTGAAAGTATCAAGTAGAATAGCCATTGTTAATCTGATCTTTTTTATCTTGATGATAGCCATTAATTATTACGCAGGATCAAATGTGGGGAGTATAGCAAATGAAAAGACTGCACTAATTCAGCCAGCAGGATATGCTTTTTCAATTTGGATACTCATTTATTTTCTCTTGTTTTTATGGATAGTAAAAGGTTTTTTTGTTCGCGGTAAAAAAGTAAGTGTCTACATCGACACTCAAAGACTTATACCTATAAACTTTCTATTAAACGGGGCTTGGATTCTAGCTTTTACGCAACAAAAGATTCTTTTGTCTACGGTTATTATTCTTCTTTTATTACTCTCGATCATTTTAATCTATAGAAAAATAAAACAAAATGTAAACAGGGGTCTTTTTGATCTTGTCCCATTCTCAATTTATCTAGGATGGGTTTCTATAGCCAGTATTGTAAATGTTTTTACGTTATTTGTTCGCAATGATATCGAAACATTTCTTGGGATTGGAGAACTAGACTGGACGGTTATTATGCTCATTTTCGGATGCGCTCTGGCTGTATCGTTCTCACTTATTAATCAGGATGCCTTGTATCCGCTTGTGTTTATATGGTCCTATATCGCGATTTACGTTAAAGATCAGGAAGAGATTATAAATTTGGTCACACTGAATTGTATCATTATTATGAGTGTCACTGTTTTATATGTAGTTTTTTCAAAAATTAGCAGAACTAATTCAGAACATTGA
- a CDS encoding methionine ABC transporter permease gives MSLNLLNEFGVAFLETAWMLTISVTLAVLIGIPLGIGLFVTSEGMFWQNQVLQSISGTIINIIRSIPFVILLVVLLPLTTLILGTSMGPTAASLSLTVAGIPFYARLVENSLREIDKGVIEAAESCGASPWLIIRKVLLPESKSGLIAGLTVTIISLLSYSAMAGMIGGGGIGDLAIRFGYYRYQNEVMVITVVFLIFLVQLIQFIGDRASHAADKR, from the coding sequence ATGTCTCTTAACTTGCTAAATGAATTTGGTGTCGCGTTTTTGGAAACAGCTTGGATGTTAACCATTTCAGTGACGCTGGCAGTGCTAATAGGAATTCCGCTTGGCATAGGACTGTTTGTTACGAGTGAAGGCATGTTTTGGCAAAATCAAGTTCTACAAAGTATATCTGGCACGATTATTAATATTATTCGGTCCATTCCATTCGTCATCTTACTCGTCGTACTTCTTCCATTGACGACACTTATTCTCGGGACGTCAATGGGACCTACTGCGGCAAGCTTATCGCTAACGGTAGCGGGCATTCCATTTTACGCTCGACTAGTGGAAAACTCTTTACGTGAAATCGACAAAGGTGTCATTGAAGCAGCTGAATCTTGCGGCGCTTCCCCATGGCTAATTATTCGAAAAGTATTATTGCCTGAATCGAAATCAGGACTCATCGCAGGATTGACAGTAACAATTATTAGTTTGTTAAGCTATTCCGCAATGGCAGGAATGATCGGCGGCGGCGGTATCGGCGACTTGGCGATTCGTTTCGGATACTACCGCTACCAAAATGAAGTGATGGTCATCACCGTCGTCTTCTTAATCTTCCTTGTTCAACTTATTCAATTTATCGGCGACCGTGCGTCACATGCGGCTGATAAAAGGTGA
- a CDS encoding methionine ABC transporter ATP-binding protein produces the protein MIELVNVTKRYHSVTAVDNVNLTIPKGEIFGIIGYSGAGKSTLLRCLNLLEKPTEGQVLINKKELTTMSKIEVRKERLKIGMIFQHFHLISSAKVYDNIAFSMLAAGKTKTEIQQRVPELLEMVGLADRADYYPAQLSGGQKQRVGIARALANDPTVLLCDEATSALDPNTTASILKLLKEINQNLGITIVLITHEMEVVQQICHRVAVMEDGKVIEVNEAYELFADPQTPLAKQFVQTVHSLTLPERLLEARTGSIVQITFRGDSAEESIISETIHRFKVIVNILHGQISYIQDRPLGILIVEIKGEQYEIDRAIEYITIRTNRLEVLADVS, from the coding sequence GTGATTGAACTTGTGAATGTCACAAAAAGGTATCATAGTGTAACGGCCGTTGATAATGTCAATCTTACCATTCCGAAAGGTGAAATTTTCGGCATTATCGGTTACAGTGGCGCTGGAAAGAGTACATTACTCAGATGTTTAAATTTGCTGGAAAAACCAACAGAAGGTCAAGTGCTCATCAATAAAAAAGAATTGACGACAATGTCTAAGATAGAAGTACGAAAAGAGCGCTTAAAAATTGGAATGATTTTTCAACACTTTCACTTAATCAGTTCCGCGAAAGTATATGACAACATTGCCTTTTCCATGTTAGCGGCTGGAAAAACAAAAACTGAAATTCAGCAACGCGTTCCGGAGTTGCTAGAAATGGTCGGCCTTGCCGATCGTGCCGATTATTATCCAGCTCAACTTTCAGGTGGCCAGAAACAGCGTGTCGGGATTGCCCGCGCGCTTGCAAACGATCCAACTGTCCTACTTTGCGATGAAGCAACGTCTGCACTCGATCCTAATACGACAGCATCTATTTTGAAATTGTTAAAAGAAATAAATCAAAACTTAGGGATTACAATCGTACTCATTACGCACGAGATGGAAGTTGTACAACAAATTTGCCACCGGGTTGCTGTGATGGAAGATGGCAAAGTGATTGAGGTAAATGAAGCTTATGAATTGTTTGCTGACCCACAAACACCGCTGGCCAAGCAATTTGTTCAAACCGTTCATTCTTTAACATTGCCAGAACGATTACTAGAGGCTAGGACAGGATCAATTGTACAAATCACATTCCGCGGCGACTCTGCAGAAGAAAGTATTATCTCGGAAACAATCCATCGTTTCAAAGTCATTGTAAATATTTTACATGGCCAGATCAGCTATATACAAGATCGTCCTCTAGGTATTCTAATCGTTGAAATTAAAGGCGAACAATACGAAATCGACCGCGCAATCGAATATATTACGATTCGCACAAACCGTTTGGAGGTGCTTGCTGATGTCTCTTAA
- a CDS encoding MetQ/NlpA family ABC transporter substrate-binding protein, which produces MKKIISFLLVLSTLLILAACSSGEASGDKKELKIGATSGPYADQLKESIIPLLEKDGYKVKLVEFNDYIQPNRALEEGSIDANVFQTSVYLEAFNKEHKTNLAIGHAVPTAPIGLYSEKHKDVSDVKEGMKLTLSNDPVSMARALQMLERFGWITLAGEIDQTRASEKDIVDNKYKLDIVAMDGAQLPRSLGDTDFAFINGNFAIASGLNLEDAVLLEDTPPEFMNNIAYHKDNLDETFAAAIKKAYHSEAFLKYTNENNAGFTKPDYQTE; this is translated from the coding sequence ATGAAAAAAATAATTAGTTTTTTGCTAGTCTTGTCCACTTTGCTCATCCTTGCTGCATGTTCATCTGGCGAAGCAAGCGGAGATAAAAAAGAGTTAAAAATCGGGGCGACATCAGGACCCTATGCAGACCAACTGAAAGAAAGCATTATTCCATTACTGGAAAAAGACGGTTACAAAGTAAAACTCGTTGAATTTAATGACTATATACAGCCTAATCGTGCACTAGAAGAAGGCAGTATCGATGCAAACGTCTTTCAAACGTCTGTCTATTTAGAGGCTTTCAATAAAGAACATAAGACGAATTTGGCAATCGGTCACGCCGTCCCTACCGCACCAATTGGTTTGTATTCAGAAAAGCATAAAGATGTTTCTGACGTAAAAGAAGGTATGAAGTTAACATTGTCAAACGACCCGGTTAGTATGGCGCGAGCCCTTCAAATGTTGGAACGTTTCGGATGGATTACGCTTGCAGGTGAAATTGATCAAACTCGTGCTTCTGAAAAAGACATCGTTGATAACAAATACAAATTAGATATTGTGGCAATGGACGGCGCACAACTTCCACGGTCTTTAGGTGATACTGACTTTGCATTCATTAACGGAAATTTCGCAATCGCCTCGGGCTTAAACTTAGAAGATGCTGTTCTCTTGGAGGATACACCACCGGAATTCATGAATAACATTGCCTATCACAAAGACAATTTGGACGAAACGTTCGCAGCGGCTATCAAAAAAGCTTATCACTCTGAAGCATTTTTAAAATATACAAACGAAAATAATGCTGGATTCACAAAACCCGATTATCAGACAGAATAG
- a CDS encoding LLM class flavin-dependent oxidoreductase, with the protein MTKKRILLNAFDMNCPSNQSPGLWSHPDSEAHRYTDINYWIEFAKLLEDAQFDSVFLADVLGPYDVYEGKRDASLRQAVQSPINDPLLIVPAMAAVTKKLSFGITASVTHEHPYTFARRMSTLDHLTKGRVGWNIVTSYLKSAALNMGLAEQIAHDERYSIAEEYLDVCYKLWEQSWDEDAVVRDTKRKMYVDPDKVHDIQHKGKYFTVPGAHLCEPSPQRTPVIFQAGLSPRGSAFAAEHAEGIYVSMPTTDIARKFVDKIRGQAEQFGRKGEDIKVYSLFTPIVGRTQEEAEAKYEDYKQHISIEGAMSLFSGWTGIDLSEYDLDEDLQYVENDSMRSRVEIFTKVDPNKKWTIREIAEFVGIGGIGPVVVGTPEKIADEMERWVNEADVDGFNITYAIKPGSFKDFAELVTPVLQERGLIRKKGDVSASTMRGNLFGNNQLPINHPGKKHSKVTV; encoded by the coding sequence ATGACAAAAAAAAGAATTTTATTAAACGCATTTGATATGAACTGTCCGAGTAACCAATCTCCTGGACTCTGGTCCCATCCAGACAGTGAAGCACATCGCTATACGGATATAAACTACTGGATTGAGTTTGCAAAGTTATTGGAAGACGCACAGTTTGACTCCGTTTTCTTAGCAGATGTACTAGGTCCGTATGATGTTTATGAAGGTAAAAGAGACGCTAGTTTAAGGCAAGCAGTGCAATCCCCTATCAATGATCCACTGCTGATTGTTCCAGCAATGGCTGCAGTTACAAAAAAATTGTCATTCGGCATTACCGCGTCCGTCACCCATGAACATCCTTATACATTTGCACGTCGCATGTCGACATTAGATCATTTAACGAAGGGCCGGGTTGGTTGGAATATTGTAACCTCCTATTTGAAAAGCGCAGCATTAAATATGGGCCTTGCGGAACAAATTGCACATGATGAACGATATTCAATCGCTGAAGAATATTTAGATGTTTGTTATAAATTATGGGAACAAAGCTGGGATGAAGATGCCGTCGTTCGTGACACCAAAAGAAAGATGTATGTGGATCCAGACAAAGTGCACGACATTCAACATAAGGGTAAGTATTTCACAGTTCCAGGTGCTCATTTATGCGAACCATCCCCTCAACGAACACCAGTCATTTTTCAAGCTGGATTATCGCCAAGAGGAAGTGCATTTGCTGCAGAACATGCGGAAGGTATTTATGTTTCCATGCCAACAACTGATATTGCACGAAAGTTTGTCGATAAAATACGCGGTCAGGCAGAACAGTTTGGCAGAAAAGGCGAAGACATAAAAGTGTATAGTCTTTTCACTCCGATTGTTGGTCGAACACAAGAAGAGGCGGAAGCCAAGTATGAGGATTACAAACAACATATTAGCATTGAAGGCGCGATGAGCTTATTTAGTGGATGGACGGGAATCGATTTATCTGAATACGACCTAGATGAAGATTTGCAGTATGTTGAAAATGATTCAATGCGTTCACGTGTTGAAATTTTCACGAAAGTGGACCCAAACAAAAAATGGACCATTCGAGAAATTGCTGAATTTGTGGGTATCGGCGGGATTGGCCCGGTAGTTGTCGGGACACCTGAAAAAATCGCAGATGAAATGGAGCGCTGGGTTAACGAAGCTGACGTCGACGGGTTCAATATCACATACGCAATTAAACCAGGATCCTTTAAAGATTTTGCAGAATTGGTCACGCCTGTTCTACAAGAACGTGGATTAATTCGTAAAAAAGGTGATGTATCAGCGTCGACAATGCGCGGAAATTTATTCGGAAATAATCAATTGCCGATAAATCATCCAGGGAAAAAGCATTCAAAGGTCACTGTTTAA
- a CDS encoding AbgT family transporter yields MNSQKVSSGKNDKKNGFFNKFLDLIEKYGNKLPDPVMLFVYIAGLILICSTIFSLLGVTAINPGNGEEIIVVNLLNGEGIIKILTNLVANFTSFPPLGLVLVVMLGVGLAESTGLIGAVMKTTILNAPKKLILPTIVLVAIVGNAAADAAMVVLPPIVAMIFIALGRHPIAGLAAAYASVAGGFSANLILSVLDPLVSGFTQTGAQMIDPEYIANPAMNYYFLVVSTLFLVPTAVFITTKIVEPRLGKYEGEIETLDEVTTAEKKGLLWAGVSVAVMAVVILSLSIPENGLFRHPETGSLTVSPLMDSLVPLMMILFLVPSIIFGKVVKVINDSKDMANHLAKAMSGMGMYIVIAFVAAQMIAFFNWSNLGPIVAIKGAETLESIGLKGLPLLIGFIIVAALINFLIASASAKWAILAPVFVPMFMLLGYSPALTQMAYRIGDSITNPITPMLAYFAIVLTFAKKYDPKMGIGTLMSSLLPYSIAFSIMWIILFAAWYLLGIPLGPEGELFLNPK; encoded by the coding sequence TTGAATTCGCAAAAAGTTAGTAGTGGAAAAAATGATAAAAAGAACGGTTTTTTTAATAAGTTTCTAGACCTTATTGAGAAATATGGAAACAAATTACCCGATCCAGTTATGTTATTTGTGTATATTGCAGGCCTAATTTTAATCTGTTCTACTATTTTTTCCTTACTTGGTGTAACAGCGATAAACCCGGGTAACGGTGAAGAAATTATCGTTGTTAATTTGCTTAATGGCGAAGGAATCATCAAGATATTAACGAATCTCGTAGCGAATTTCACTAGTTTTCCTCCGCTAGGCTTGGTTCTGGTAGTAATGCTAGGTGTTGGACTGGCAGAGTCAACGGGACTTATTGGGGCCGTAATGAAAACAACCATATTAAACGCGCCTAAGAAATTAATTCTACCAACAATTGTGTTGGTAGCTATCGTTGGAAACGCAGCTGCAGATGCTGCAATGGTTGTGTTGCCTCCAATCGTTGCAATGATATTTATTGCATTGGGCCGACATCCCATTGCAGGCTTGGCAGCCGCGTATGCATCAGTTGCCGGTGGATTTAGTGCAAATCTGATATTAAGTGTTTTGGATCCGTTAGTTTCGGGCTTCACGCAGACTGGTGCTCAGATGATTGATCCAGAGTACATCGCAAATCCAGCGATGAACTATTATTTCCTAGTCGTTTCGACATTGTTTTTAGTTCCGACAGCTGTTTTTATCACAACTAAAATCGTTGAACCACGTCTTGGAAAATATGAAGGTGAAATCGAGACGTTGGATGAAGTGACAACAGCAGAAAAGAAGGGGCTACTTTGGGCTGGAGTTTCAGTAGCGGTAATGGCTGTTGTAATCCTCAGTCTATCAATTCCCGAAAATGGGTTGTTTAGGCATCCAGAGACTGGCTCCTTAACTGTTTCTCCCTTAATGGACAGCCTAGTGCCATTAATGATGATTTTATTTCTAGTACCGTCAATTATTTTTGGGAAAGTCGTGAAGGTCATTAACGATTCAAAAGACATGGCGAATCATTTGGCAAAAGCAATGTCTGGAATGGGTATGTATATCGTTATTGCATTCGTAGCGGCACAAATGATCGCCTTCTTCAATTGGAGTAATTTAGGTCCGATTGTTGCAATCAAAGGAGCCGAAACCTTAGAATCTATTGGGTTGAAAGGGCTTCCGTTATTAATAGGATTTATTATTGTGGCAGCACTTATTAACTTCTTAATCGCCAGCGCTTCAGCTAAATGGGCGATTCTAGCACCAGTGTTCGTACCGATGTTTATGTTATTGGGATATAGTCCGGCGTTGACGCAGATGGCCTATCGAATAGGGGATTCCATTACGAATCCAATAACGCCGATGCTTGCCTATTTCGCGATTGTCTTAACTTTCGCGAAAAAGTATGATCCGAAAATGGGGATTGGGACACTTATGTCGTCGTTGCTACCGTACTCTATTGCCTTTTCGATTATGTGGATTATTTTGTTCGCGGCATGGTATTTACTCGGTATTCCACTCGGCCCAGAAGGCGAATTATTTTTGAATCCTAAGTAA
- a CDS encoding endonuclease V, producing MIIEKYKAIQTELARDICLKNRFHRIKFCAGVDIAYKELDEAEWGICSIVVIDYASKVVVEKTSSAGKITVPYIPGYLAFRELPLVIETANKLSIAPDLFIFDGNGYLHPRHMGIATHASFFFNKPTIGVAKNYFKIDDVDFMMPDNVSGSYENIIIKNEVCGRVLRSHENVKPIFISCGNYIDLQTATEITMSLINKESRIPIPVRLADLETKRLRKQL from the coding sequence ATGATTATTGAAAAATACAAAGCCATACAGACCGAACTCGCACGCGATATCTGCTTAAAAAATAGATTTCATAGGATTAAATTCTGTGCTGGCGTAGACATCGCTTATAAGGAGTTAGATGAGGCAGAATGGGGAATCTGTAGCATTGTCGTTATCGATTATGCGTCGAAAGTGGTTGTTGAAAAAACCTCCAGTGCCGGGAAAATCACCGTTCCATACATTCCGGGATATTTAGCTTTCAGGGAACTTCCCCTCGTTATTGAGACCGCTAACAAACTCTCTATAGCACCGGATTTATTTATATTCGATGGTAATGGTTATCTACATCCCCGCCATATGGGGATTGCAACACATGCTTCTTTCTTTTTCAATAAACCCACAATCGGCGTCGCGAAAAATTACTTTAAAATAGACGACGTGGATTTTATGATGCCTGACAATGTTTCGGGCTCTTATGAAAATATCATCATAAAAAATGAAGTATGCGGCAGAGTCTTGCGATCCCATGAAAATGTGAAGCCTATATTTATCTCTTGCGGAAACTATATCGACTTGCAAACAGCTACAGAAATCACGATGAGCTTAATTAACAAGGAAAGTCGAATTCCGATTCCAGTTAGATTGGCTGATTTAGAAACGAAGCGGTTGAGAAAACAACTTTAA
- a CDS encoding Fe(3+) ABC transporter substrate-binding protein has translation MKKSLFLIVIAMMLVLSACTSASKKESGTDTGAKKSEKSEVNLYTSRHYDVDNELYKKFEEETGIKVNVIKDEADVLIERIKREGTATKADLLLTADVGRLYRAKEEGLLQSVSSDKLSKQIPGKLRDVDDMWVGLTKRARILVYNKDKVKPEELSTYEALTEDKWKSRVLVRSSESVYNQSLLASFIEIDGEEKAKEWAQGLVNNFAQNPEGGDRDQAKAIAAGIGDVAIMNSYYFGQMLNSSEPEEVKVAENLGVFFPNQKTTGTHVNISGAGVVNGSKNAENAIKLLEFLTDEEAQSKFASANYEYPVNENVEPSELLQSWGDFKEQDIPLSTLGENNAKAIMIFNEVGWK, from the coding sequence ATGAAAAAGAGTTTATTCTTAATTGTTATCGCCATGATGCTCGTACTCTCAGCATGCACAAGTGCTTCCAAAAAAGAAAGTGGCACAGATACAGGTGCAAAGAAATCCGAAAAGTCGGAAGTGAATTTGTATACGAGCCGTCATTATGACGTGGATAATGAATTATACAAAAAATTTGAAGAAGAAACTGGCATAAAAGTAAACGTTATCAAAGACGAAGCAGACGTACTCATCGAACGGATTAAACGTGAAGGAACTGCAACAAAAGCGGATTTATTATTAACTGCTGACGTTGGTAGGCTCTACCGTGCGAAAGAAGAAGGACTCCTTCAAAGCGTGTCAAGTGACAAATTATCGAAACAAATCCCAGGAAAATTGCGTGATGTTGACGATATGTGGGTCGGTTTGACTAAACGTGCGCGTATTCTAGTGTATAATAAGGATAAAGTAAAACCTGAGGAACTTTCCACATATGAAGCACTTACAGAAGACAAGTGGAAAAGCCGTGTGCTCGTTCGTTCATCAGAAAGTGTCTATAACCAGTCACTCCTCGCTTCGTTCATCGAAATAGATGGTGAAGAGAAAGCGAAAGAATGGGCGCAAGGTCTCGTTAATAATTTTGCACAAAATCCTGAAGGCGGAGATCGCGATCAAGCGAAAGCAATCGCAGCAGGTATAGGTGATGTCGCTATTATGAACTCATACTATTTCGGACAAATGCTGAATTCTTCAGAACCTGAAGAAGTGAAAGTAGCTGAGAACCTAGGTGTTTTCTTCCCAAACCAAAAGACAACGGGTACACATGTAAATATTAGTGGTGCAGGAGTCGTCAATGGTTCGAAAAATGCGGAGAATGCAATTAAACTCCTTGAATTCCTTACAGACGAAGAAGCTCAAAGCAAGTTTGCTTCTGCAAATTATGAATACCCAGTGAATGAAAATGTAGAACCTTCAGAACTCCTTCAGTCATGGGGAGACTTTAAAGAACAAGATATTCCATTATCGACACTCGGTGAAAACAATGCGAAAGCAATCATGATTTTTAACGAAGTCGGCTGGAAATAA
- a CDS encoding iron ABC transporter permease: protein MNKRFANVNGWTISAVLIIILLFLPNLSIVLGIFAPASENWTHIKEFMLLNYVKTTLTLVFFTALFTITIGLSLAWLIAQYDFPLRNFMKWALILPLSIPPFIGAYTYHGIINYTGVIQKTLRNHFDITPNPAYFDIMNIPGAIFIYTLVLYPYVYMITRIFLSHQSASLIESARTLGKGPLEIFFRVVIPISRVSIIGGASLVILEVLNDYGVVKYFGIQTFSTAIFQTWFGLGDLASSIKLAASLMVIVIFILMIERLLRGGKQYSYSTTKVRPLPLVKLKGKKAAFATLYTVAIFSVAFLVPILQLIDWVILTIGKVPMEDVLLYTKNSIIVAGLGAFLIIVFSLVVGNFSRSVKHKLAKVLPKLTVLGYSIPGVVVAVAVITTFIALDRFLAPVYQIFGVDSELVLSVNLFMLISAYVIRFFAIGYNSIESGFDKIGTNFRDASRMLGANSLRTFFKIDVPMMKGAIISGFILVFVDILKEIPLTLILRPFNYDTLATKAFQYASDEKIMEASQASLLIVGVSTLAIFVFHRLLREEPK, encoded by the coding sequence ATGAACAAGCGTTTCGCTAATGTCAATGGGTGGACAATTTCTGCCGTACTAATTATCATCTTGCTGTTTTTACCGAATTTGTCGATCGTATTAGGCATTTTTGCTCCAGCAAGTGAAAATTGGACGCATATTAAAGAGTTCATGCTTTTAAACTATGTAAAAACGACTCTCACACTCGTTTTCTTTACAGCGCTGTTCACAATTACAATCGGGCTTAGTCTTGCTTGGCTTATTGCACAATATGATTTTCCACTTCGGAACTTCATGAAATGGGCGCTGATTCTTCCTTTATCGATTCCTCCTTTTATTGGTGCTTATACATACCATGGCATCATAAATTACACGGGGGTCATTCAAAAGACGCTACGTAATCATTTTGATATAACACCGAATCCTGCCTACTTTGACATTATGAATATTCCGGGCGCGATTTTCATTTATACATTGGTTCTTTATCCGTACGTTTATATGATTACAAGAATTTTTCTATCTCATCAATCGGCATCCTTAATTGAAAGTGCGCGTACTTTAGGGAAAGGCCCTTTGGAAATTTTCTTTAGAGTTGTTATTCCGATTTCTCGCGTTTCAATTATTGGCGGTGCGAGTTTAGTCATATTAGAAGTTTTAAACGATTACGGGGTAGTGAAGTATTTCGGTATCCAGACCTTTAGTACAGCGATATTTCAAACTTGGTTCGGACTTGGTGATCTGGCGTCATCTATCAAACTAGCGGCCTCGCTTATGGTCATTGTCATTTTCATTTTGATGATTGAACGCTTATTGCGTGGCGGAAAGCAATACAGTTATTCGACGACAAAAGTCAGACCGCTTCCACTCGTAAAACTAAAAGGGAAAAAAGCAGCCTTTGCGACGCTATACACAGTTGCTATTTTTAGCGTAGCGTTTCTCGTTCCAATTTTGCAGTTGATTGATTGGGTCATTCTCACAATTGGAAAAGTACCGATGGAGGATGTATTGCTTTACACGAAAAACTCGATTATCGTGGCAGGGTTAGGTGCGTTCTTGATAATAGTATTTTCATTGGTTGTCGGAAACTTTAGTCGATCCGTCAAACACAAGTTGGCGAAAGTATTACCGAAATTGACGGTTCTTGGTTATTCGATACCCGGTGTCGTTGTGGCAGTTGCTGTTATAACGACATTCATTGCGCTTGATCGATTCTTAGCGCCTGTCTACCAAATTTTTGGTGTCGACTCGGAACTTGTTCTTAGCGTCAATCTGTTCATGCTGATTAGCGCTTATGTCATCCGGTTTTTCGCAATCGGTTATAATTCGATTGAATCTGGTTTCGATAAAATCGGTACAAATTTCCGTGATGCCTCGCGTATGCTAGGCGCCAACAGCCTTCGAACTTTTTTCAAAATTGATGTTCCGATGATGAAAGGTGCAATTATTAGTGGATTTATCCTTGTGTTTGTAGATATACTAAAAGAGATTCCTTTAACGTTGATCTTACGGCCATTCAATTATGACACGCTCGCCACAAAGGCGTTCCAATATGCCAGCGATGAAAAGATTATGGAAGCATCTCAAGCCTCACTATTGATTGTAGGCGTGAGTACGCTAGCAATTTTCGTTTTCCATAGGTTACTTAGAGAGGAGCCGAAATAA
- a CDS encoding ABC transporter ATP-binding protein gives MYMEISNLNFSYSNSSTRTVDNFSFTVEKGEVISMLGRSGSGKSTFLRLIAGLEMPSGGSFMLNGKKMFCEETFIQPEKRGIGMVFQDYALFPHMSVEDNIIFGLPKMSRKNKVKRAREVLELVELIGFEKRYPHQLSGGQQQRVALARAMAPEPELILLDEPFSNLDTDLQVKIRGDLRRILKKAKTTAIFVTHNQNDAHALADRIVKIKDGKIDKIGRPCDLLGVSPTEIPGMVEITYEELIGV, from the coding sequence ATGTATATGGAAATTAGTAACTTAAATTTTTCTTATTCTAATTCTTCCACACGAACGGTTGACAATTTTTCCTTCACAGTAGAAAAAGGGGAAGTTATTTCAATGCTTGGACGCAGCGGAAGTGGAAAAAGCACATTCCTGCGTTTAATTGCGGGATTGGAAATGCCGTCAGGAGGTTCGTTTATGCTGAATGGCAAGAAAATGTTTTGCGAAGAGACATTTATCCAGCCTGAAAAGCGAGGAATCGGTATGGTATTCCAGGACTACGCGCTTTTTCCGCATATGAGTGTTGAAGATAATATAATATTCGGGCTCCCGAAAATGAGTCGTAAAAATAAAGTTAAGCGGGCTAGAGAGGTTCTTGAACTGGTTGAACTTATTGGGTTCGAAAAACGATACCCACACCAATTAAGTGGTGGTCAACAGCAACGTGTCGCGCTTGCGCGAGCGATGGCACCCGAACCTGAACTAATTCTTCTTGACGAACCCTTCAGTAACCTGGACACAGATTTGCAAGTGAAAATTCGCGGAGATCTCAGACGGATTTTAAAGAAAGCGAAAACAACTGCTATTTTTGTCACGCATAATCAAAATGACGCTCATGCACTCGCAGACCGCATCGTAAAAATTAAAGACGGCAAAATCGATAAAATCGGACGTCCTTGTGACCTGCTCGGTGTTTCACCGACGGAAATACCCGGCATGGTTGAAATTACTTACGAAGAATTAATTGGTGTTTGA